A part of Kitasatospora acidiphila genomic DNA contains:
- a CDS encoding helix-turn-helix domain-containing protein has product MGRQEQPLDADGGPLALFALELRELRRQAGSPPYRRLAASTNYSASTLAEAAAGRRLPSDAVLAAFVTACGGDPVGWERRRVETHRLITEPPAAKEEGGGASAEPPADQVPGPRDREGGGASAEPPADQVPGPRDPGGPGSRAAILPRVLGSLAAAVLVLVFQACVPGDSAAPGVVVATVDRGPLRGPERWLRPGTDIPAQYRDLIVEAGTGCPEPEVTPTLIAAILKAESGFDPNLSDPAKDEYGIARWTPRVLRNYLPADRQGTVPNPPFTAEDSILAVGRMLCAIAPELRGIQGDPELNLAAAYETATWVVRNHDTARLATIQTYLDRVGENLQRYRPLSSG; this is encoded by the coding sequence GTGGGACGGCAGGAACAGCCACTCGACGCCGACGGCGGCCCGCTGGCGCTCTTCGCGCTCGAGCTGAGGGAGCTGCGCCGCCAGGCCGGCAGCCCGCCGTACCGTCGGCTCGCTGCCAGCACCAACTACTCCGCCTCCACGCTCGCCGAGGCGGCGGCCGGGCGGCGGCTGCCGAGCGACGCGGTGCTGGCCGCGTTCGTGACGGCGTGTGGTGGGGACCCGGTGGGGTGGGAGCGGCGGCGGGTGGAGACGCACCGGTTGATCACGGAACCGCCGGCGGCTAAGGAGGAAGGTGGGGGTGCGTCAGCTGAGCCACCGGCCGATCAGGTCCCTGGGCCTCGCGATCGGGAGGGTGGGGGTGCGTCAGCTGAGCCGCCGGCCGATCAGGTCCCTGGGCCTCGCGATCCCGGCGGTCCTGGCAGCCGAGCGGCGATCCTGCCCCGCGTGCTCGGCTCGCTGGCCGCCGCGGTGCTCGTGCTGGTCTTCCAGGCCTGCGTCCCCGGGGACTCCGCCGCACCGGGCGTGGTGGTGGCCACCGTCGATCGGGGGCCGCTACGGGGTCCGGAACGGTGGCTGCGTCCAGGGACCGACATCCCCGCGCAGTACCGGGACCTGATCGTGGAGGCGGGCACCGGCTGTCCCGAGCCCGAGGTCACGCCGACCCTGATCGCGGCGATCCTCAAGGCCGAGAGCGGCTTCGACCCGAACCTGAGCGACCCGGCCAAGGACGAGTACGGGATCGCCCGCTGGACCCCCCGGGTGCTGCGCAACTACCTGCCGGCCGACCGTCAGGGCACCGTGCCGAACCCGCCGTTCACCGCCGAGGACTCGATCCTCGCGGTGGGGCGGATGCTCTGTGCCATCGCCCCGGAGCTACGCGGGATCCAGGGTGACCCGGAGCTCAACCTGGCCGCTGCGTACGAGACGGCCACCTGGGTGGTGCGCAACCACGACACGGCGAGACTGGCGACGATCCAGACGTACCTGGACCGGGTGGGCGAGAACCTGCAGCGGTACCGGCCGCTGAGTAGCGGGTAG
- a CDS encoding GNAT family N-acetyltransferase: MDNAAETPLLRPAQPAEAEALTALVLRSKAHWGYDEAFMAVCRDELTLRPEQLVPGRTLVAEQDGTALGFGLLAGDAPVGELAMLFVEPAAIGQGLGGRLYRGLLELARTAGFTRLTIDADPCAADFYAAHGAVRTGETPSGSIPGRTLPVFTVTVPQTPDAPISEPAA; encoded by the coding sequence ATGGACAACGCCGCCGAGACCCCGTTGCTCCGCCCCGCCCAACCGGCGGAGGCCGAGGCACTGACCGCGCTCGTGCTCCGCTCCAAGGCGCACTGGGGATATGACGAGGCCTTCATGGCCGTCTGCCGCGACGAGCTGACCCTGAGACCGGAACAACTGGTGCCCGGCCGCACCCTGGTCGCCGAGCAGGACGGCACAGCGCTCGGCTTCGGCCTGCTGGCCGGCGACGCACCGGTGGGCGAGCTGGCGATGCTCTTCGTCGAGCCGGCCGCGATCGGCCAGGGCCTCGGCGGGCGGCTCTACCGCGGCCTGCTGGAGCTCGCCCGGACCGCCGGCTTCACCCGGTTGACCATCGACGCGGACCCCTGCGCAGCCGACTTCTACGCGGCCCATGGCGCGGTGCGCACCGGCGAGACGCCGTCGGGCTCGATCCCGGGTCGCACCCTCCCGGTCTTCACCGTGACGGTTCCTCAGACCCCCGACGCCCCGATCAGCGAGCCCGCCGCATAG